A genomic region of Runella rosea contains the following coding sequences:
- a CDS encoding NADH-quinone oxidoreductase subunit A, whose product MVSEFGTIFLFIVTAIVLIVSMLMLAKLLRPHKPNVEKLTTYESGEDPIGNANVQFNVRFYVVALVFLLFEVELVFLFPWAVVFGQATLIQQTDGLWGWFSLIEMLIFVGILVLGLAYAWAKGYLDWVRPQPKVPVVESKVPANLYQQVNEKYGKPPVNEK is encoded by the coding sequence ATGGTTTCAGAATTCGGCACTATTTTCTTATTCATCGTTACGGCTATCGTCCTTATCGTCTCTATGCTGATGTTGGCCAAGTTGCTGAGGCCTCACAAACCTAACGTAGAAAAACTCACCACTTACGAGTCGGGGGAAGACCCCATTGGAAACGCCAACGTTCAATTCAACGTGCGTTTCTACGTGGTGGCGCTGGTTTTTCTTTTGTTTGAAGTAGAACTGGTTTTCCTTTTTCCTTGGGCCGTTGTGTTTGGCCAAGCCACGCTCATCCAACAAACCGATGGGTTGTGGGGATGGTTCTCATTGATCGAAATGCTGATTTTTGTGGGGATTCTCGTCCTCGGCCTTGCCTATGCTTGGGCAAAAGGCTATCTGGATTGGGTACGGCCGCAGCCCAAGGTACCAGTAGTAGAAAGTAAAGTACCAGCCAATCTCTACCAACAAGTCAACGAAAAGTACGGCAAGCCTCCTGTAAATGAAAAATAG
- a CDS encoding FKBP-type peptidyl-prolyl cis-trans isomerase yields MSVAKSGDTVKVHYKGTLTDGTVFDSSEGREPLEFELGSGMVIPGFDNGIQGMAIGDKKTIDIPVEEAYGPSQAELVFPFNRSDLPDDIPFEVGMQLNMHQDGNPQPVPVTVVEVTDVQILVDANHPLAGQALIFEVELVGVK; encoded by the coding sequence ATGAGTGTAGCAAAATCAGGAGATACCGTAAAGGTACATTACAAAGGAACCTTGACCGACGGTACTGTTTTTGATTCGTCGGAAGGACGTGAGCCATTAGAGTTTGAACTCGGCTCGGGAATGGTGATTCCAGGTTTCGATAACGGAATTCAGGGAATGGCCATTGGAGATAAAAAAACGATTGATATTCCCGTAGAAGAGGCCTATGGTCCTTCGCAGGCAGAATTGGTTTTTCCATTTAACCGTTCAGATTTGCCCGATGATATTCCGTTTGAGGTAGGAATGCAATTGAATATGCACCAAGACGGCAACCCACAACCCGTACCAGTAACGGTCGTTGAAGTGACGGATGTTCAGATTCTGGTAGATGCCAACCACCCACTAGCTGGTCAGGCGTTGATTTTCGAAGTAGAATTAGTAGGTGTAAAATAA
- a CDS encoding HNH endonuclease, which translates to MSDKKVLSYWNEKWVPVEFEGVENPPRYDVSNYGRLRSFQNEEKKAVIIKGSVIQGYRSLNIRITGGKTINRYVHKLVAELFLKRESELHKYVIHLDFDKQNNRADNLKWVTKTEMVEHNRENPAVINRKLPARTRNYKLTEIKVRMIKKMLKSDKSRLKMIAKQFGITHTQLNRIRSGENWKHVKVDDE; encoded by the coding sequence ATGAGCGACAAGAAAGTGCTTAGTTATTGGAACGAAAAGTGGGTGCCTGTCGAATTTGAGGGAGTAGAGAACCCACCTCGGTATGATGTCTCTAACTATGGACGCCTGAGAAGTTTTCAAAACGAGGAGAAAAAAGCGGTTATTATTAAAGGTTCGGTGATTCAGGGGTATCGTTCGCTCAATATTCGTATTACAGGTGGAAAAACCATCAACAGATATGTCCACAAATTGGTGGCTGAATTGTTCCTAAAACGCGAAAGTGAATTGCATAAATACGTCATTCACCTTGATTTTGATAAACAAAACAACCGTGCCGACAACCTGAAGTGGGTAACCAAGACAGAAATGGTGGAGCATAACCGTGAAAACCCAGCCGTCATAAATCGTAAGCTTCCGGCTCGTACCCGCAACTACAAACTGACCGAAATCAAAGTCAGAATGATTAAAAAAATGCTTAAAAGTGACAAGAGCAGATTGAAGATGATTGCCAAACAATTTGGAATAACCCACACGCAACTCAATCGTATCCGTTCTGGCGAAAACTGGAAACACGTAAAAGTAGATGATGAATAG
- a CDS encoding YbjN domain-containing protein — translation MNTPEIPNPAHAALDEQHRRVTEMIHCYVESVGLTREQTYNPELKNWRWQTGSASIEVLIEKLNFSNGSRRDYLRIFSPLMNTPATNLLRFYRHLLELNDAKLGVKLTIMPSNQIVYATYERDIKGMDYSELSTCIADLESWADRLDDELKAQFPDLSN, via the coding sequence ATGAATACGCCCGAAATACCCAACCCTGCCCATGCAGCCCTTGATGAGCAACACCGCCGCGTGACTGAAATGATTCACTGCTACGTTGAGTCTGTAGGTTTAACCCGTGAGCAAACCTACAATCCAGAGCTTAAAAACTGGCGTTGGCAAACTGGCTCAGCCAGTATCGAAGTACTGATTGAAAAATTGAACTTTTCTAATGGCAGCCGTCGTGACTATCTGCGCATTTTTTCGCCGCTCATGAATACACCAGCCACCAATCTGCTTAGATTCTACCGTCATTTACTAGAACTAAATGATGCAAAATTAGGCGTAAAGTTGACGATAATGCCCAGCAATCAGATAGTTTATGCCACTTATGAGCGCGACATCAAAGGAATGGATTACAGTGAATTGTCTACCTGCATCGCAGATTTAGAGTCTTGGGCCGATAGATTGGACGATGAACTTAAAGCTCAGTTTCCTGATTTGTCAAATTAA
- a CDS encoding glutamine synthetase III family protein: protein MANMRFKAIETAYNRSTISVPAPSEKVADYYGSYTFNDDVMKTLLTPEAYLKVSNAIKSGSRIDREIADEVAAAMKAWATSKGATHYTHWFQPLTGGTAEKHDAFFDVTPSGKAIEKFKGSALVQQEPDASSFPSGGLRATFEARGYTGWDPSSPAFLMDNGAGGKTLCIPSVFISYTGEALDYKTPILRALHVLDKAATAVMYYFDRNVEKVTATLGAEQEYFLVDKALFYARPDLVMSGRTVFGHSPAKGQQLEDHYFGSIPPRVNAFMVDFEYEAWKLGIPVRTRHNEVAPGQFECAPTFEELNLAIDHNALLMDLMNKVAERHNYKVLFHEKPFAGINGSGKHNNWSMMTDTGVNLLAPSTKPKETLRFLTFLMNVVKAVHDHADLLRASIASAGNEYRLGANEAPPAIVSIFLGDELIRLLETLENRGEVQLEKGDNVFYKLGITRTPPLMRDNTDRNRTSPFAFTGNKFEYRAVGGSANSASPMIILNTIVANQLQEFRKELEARLELGEKKELAIVDILKDYYRESKKILFQGNGYSDDWVQEAAKRGLTNIASTPLALGKYIDPSAVQVLEKMGVLNEREVHARYEIELENYIKKVQIESRVIGDLALNHVVSTAVKYQHQLAQTAKSLMELELVEEAQPLKELIKEISQRVYIIKQAVEAMTEARKKANNTDDIPTRAELYGSEVKDYFEKIRYEVDKLELLIDDEDWPLVKYREMLFVK, encoded by the coding sequence ATGGCAAATATGCGATTTAAGGCCATCGAAACGGCCTACAACCGTTCTACAATCAGCGTACCCGCTCCCAGCGAAAAAGTAGCCGATTACTACGGTTCTTATACATTCAATGACGACGTAATGAAAACGTTGTTAACACCAGAAGCCTATCTTAAAGTATCCAACGCCATTAAATCGGGTTCCCGAATTGACCGTGAGATTGCCGACGAGGTAGCCGCCGCCATGAAAGCCTGGGCCACTTCCAAAGGGGCCACGCATTATACACATTGGTTTCAGCCCCTTACGGGTGGTACGGCCGAAAAACACGACGCCTTTTTTGACGTTACCCCATCTGGCAAAGCCATCGAGAAGTTTAAAGGAAGTGCACTTGTCCAGCAAGAACCCGACGCTTCCTCTTTTCCAAGTGGTGGTCTGCGTGCTACGTTTGAGGCCCGAGGTTATACGGGCTGGGACCCAAGCTCCCCCGCATTTTTGATGGACAACGGAGCAGGGGGAAAAACGCTCTGTATCCCTTCTGTTTTTATTTCCTACACTGGCGAAGCGCTTGATTACAAAACCCCGATTTTGCGCGCCCTACACGTACTCGACAAAGCCGCCACTGCCGTGATGTATTATTTTGACCGCAATGTCGAGAAAGTAACGGCTACGTTGGGGGCAGAACAGGAATATTTTCTGGTCGATAAAGCCCTTTTTTACGCTCGTCCTGATTTAGTGATGTCGGGTCGAACAGTATTTGGGCACTCTCCCGCCAAAGGGCAACAATTGGAAGACCACTACTTCGGGTCGATTCCTCCACGCGTCAATGCCTTTATGGTCGATTTTGAGTATGAAGCTTGGAAACTCGGGATTCCTGTTCGCACTCGTCACAACGAAGTGGCACCTGGTCAATTTGAATGCGCTCCTACTTTCGAAGAACTTAATCTCGCCATTGACCACAACGCACTGTTGATGGATTTGATGAATAAAGTCGCCGAACGCCACAATTACAAGGTTCTTTTTCACGAAAAACCATTTGCAGGCATCAACGGAAGCGGCAAGCACAACAACTGGTCAATGATGACCGATACGGGCGTCAACCTATTGGCTCCAAGTACCAAACCCAAAGAAACCCTACGGTTCTTGACGTTTTTGATGAATGTCGTCAAAGCCGTCCACGACCACGCAGATTTGCTGCGGGCGTCTATTGCTTCAGCAGGAAATGAGTACCGTTTGGGTGCCAATGAAGCGCCGCCGGCCATTGTTTCTATTTTTCTGGGAGATGAACTCATTCGATTGTTGGAAACCCTCGAAAATCGCGGCGAAGTCCAACTCGAAAAAGGAGACAACGTGTTTTATAAACTTGGAATTACGCGTACTCCACCCCTCATGCGCGACAATACCGACCGGAATCGTACCTCACCGTTTGCGTTTACGGGCAATAAATTTGAGTACCGTGCCGTGGGCGGAAGTGCCAACAGCGCCTCGCCAATGATTATCCTCAATACCATTGTGGCCAATCAGCTTCAGGAATTCAGAAAAGAACTCGAAGCAAGACTTGAATTGGGCGAAAAGAAAGAATTGGCCATCGTTGATATTCTAAAAGACTACTACCGCGAATCCAAGAAAATTCTGTTTCAGGGCAATGGCTATTCGGACGACTGGGTGCAGGAAGCAGCCAAACGTGGCCTCACCAACATTGCCTCTACGCCGCTGGCATTGGGCAAATACATCGACCCTTCGGCCGTTCAGGTACTCGAAAAAATGGGCGTTTTGAATGAGCGTGAGGTACATGCCCGTTACGAAATCGAACTCGAAAATTACATCAAGAAGGTACAGATTGAATCGCGGGTTATTGGCGATTTGGCGTTGAATCACGTAGTTTCGACAGCCGTAAAATACCAGCATCAGTTGGCTCAAACGGCCAAATCATTGATGGAACTTGAATTGGTTGAAGAGGCACAACCCCTCAAAGAACTCATTAAAGAAATCTCGCAGCGGGTTTATATTATCAAACAGGCGGTAGAAGCGATGACCGAAGCCCGTAAAAAAGCCAATAATACGGATGATATTCCCACCCGGGCCGAGCTATACGGTTCAGAAGTAAAAGATTACTTTGAAAAAATTCGCTACGAAGTCGATAAACTTGAACTCTTGATTGACGATGAAGACTGGCCTTTGGTCAAATACCGTGAAATGTTGTTCGTGAAATAA
- the mtaB gene encoding tRNA (N(6)-L-threonylcarbamoyladenosine(37)-C(2))-methylthiotransferase MtaB, with translation MKKVAFYTLGCKLNYSETSGISRMFEQRGYKKVAFNDQPDIFIVNTCSVTENADKKCRKIVREAQAINPNGYVAIIGCYAQLKPKEISEIPGVDAVLGAAEKFRLIDLLDGFVKEPSQQQGKVFASPIEDAVDYHVAYSLNDRTRTFLKVQDGCDYPCAYCTIPLARGKSRSDTIENVVKSAREIAARGVKEIVLTGVNIGDFGLQNGQRVETFLGLVKALDEVEGIERFRISSIEPNLLTDEIIAFVAQSKRFVPHFHIPLQSGSNKILGLMRRRYRRELYVDRVTKIKELMPHCCIGVDVIVGHPGETNDDFLETYQFLNELDISYLHVFTYSERPNTLAVDIKPVVPQSQRAERSKMLHILSDKKRRAFYESQLGLERTVLFEEDVVNGYMQGFTENYVRVSVQYDPLLINEMKTLRLTNINAEGTVEAEESESIPMFVHN, from the coding sequence ATGAAAAAAGTAGCATTTTATACATTAGGCTGTAAACTCAATTATTCAGAAACGTCAGGTATTTCACGGATGTTTGAGCAACGGGGGTATAAGAAAGTGGCATTTAATGACCAACCCGATATATTTATCGTAAATACGTGTTCAGTAACCGAAAATGCCGATAAGAAATGTCGCAAGATTGTGCGCGAAGCACAAGCGATCAATCCAAACGGTTACGTGGCTATCATCGGTTGCTATGCTCAACTCAAACCCAAAGAAATTTCGGAAATTCCAGGCGTGGATGCTGTTTTGGGTGCCGCTGAAAAATTTCGACTCATTGATTTATTAGATGGATTCGTCAAAGAGCCTTCGCAGCAGCAGGGCAAAGTTTTTGCTTCGCCGATTGAGGACGCGGTAGATTATCACGTGGCATACTCACTCAATGACCGTACCCGCACGTTTTTGAAAGTGCAGGATGGCTGCGATTATCCTTGTGCTTATTGTACTATTCCGTTGGCAAGGGGGAAAAGTCGGTCTGATACCATTGAAAATGTGGTTAAATCGGCCCGCGAGATTGCGGCGCGGGGTGTCAAAGAAATTGTGCTGACGGGGGTAAATATCGGTGACTTTGGCTTACAAAACGGTCAACGTGTGGAGACGTTTTTGGGTTTGGTTAAAGCCTTGGATGAGGTAGAAGGCATTGAACGATTTCGGATTTCGTCGATTGAACCTAACTTGTTGACAGATGAAATTATTGCTTTTGTGGCGCAATCAAAACGCTTTGTGCCGCATTTCCACATTCCATTGCAGTCGGGTTCAAATAAAATATTGGGGTTGATGCGCCGACGTTATCGCCGTGAACTATACGTAGACCGAGTAACTAAAATCAAGGAATTAATGCCGCATTGTTGTATCGGAGTGGATGTTATTGTAGGACATCCGGGCGAAACCAATGATGATTTTCTGGAAACTTACCAATTTTTGAACGAGTTGGATATTTCGTATTTACACGTGTTTACGTATTCAGAACGCCCGAATACCTTAGCGGTAGACATCAAGCCCGTCGTGCCTCAGTCGCAGCGGGCGGAGCGTTCAAAGATGTTGCACATCCTTTCTGATAAAAAACGCCGAGCATTTTATGAAAGTCAATTAGGCTTGGAGCGGACGGTTTTGTTTGAAGAAGATGTAGTCAATGGGTACATGCAGGGCTTTACCGAAAATTACGTGCGGGTAAGTGTACAATATGATCCTTTGTTGATCAATGAAATGAAAACCCTGCGCCTAACAAATATCAATGCCGAGGGCACGGTAGAGGCCGAAGAATCAGAAAGTATACCCATGTTCGTTCATAATTAA
- a CDS encoding OmpP1/FadL family transporter — protein sequence MRTRHILVGIVVGMTTTHVFSQSRLYSNAASQLSQITQNGTARFQGVGGNHAALGGDASNIFGNPAGIAFFNRSEISLSPTFYSINNKADYIGNTTTDQKVNPNLSQFSLILAGNPQSYNREWRRTSFGISYSRQVNAGTQFSYGGTNNRSSMIDDIAELANGVPVTTLENDYNNGRPYSIESAFYNLYQIDALSANGPYRRPIPLSRSSFEQTGSIELSGGSSQWTFAYAGNYADKLYIGISGGFARHTYIRQQNYAERFVNGGAFRGLDYREDININGTGIFLSAGVIYKATEFLQLGASLHSPTWSNMQMTYEEEVGVDVLNNRVPIYDSNGNPVTNGQGQQAFDQLPTNRVTIEPYDFEYSMRTPLRATGGATFFFGKKGFITASAEYVGYKSMGISTPDDNQFRSNNRRLIQSTFNNVVNLRAGGEARLNTFRVRAGVGYMPNIYSQNYNVEGKLDRAKLSFSGGLGYRNERFYIDLAGTYLITKDAFAPYQLNDPNNYFSAQLNVSSINVVSTIGLFF from the coding sequence ATGAGAACACGTCACATTTTAGTGGGAATTGTCGTCGGAATGACCACAACTCACGTTTTTTCCCAAAGCCGCCTTTATTCAAATGCGGCATCACAATTATCCCAGATTACCCAAAACGGAACCGCCCGTTTTCAGGGCGTTGGTGGCAATCACGCGGCACTCGGAGGAGATGCAAGCAACATTTTTGGGAACCCTGCTGGCATTGCATTTTTTAACCGCTCAGAGATAAGCCTCAGCCCGACTTTTTACTCTATCAACAACAAGGCTGACTATATTGGCAACACTACAACCGACCAAAAGGTCAATCCGAACTTATCGCAATTTTCGTTGATTTTGGCAGGAAATCCCCAAAGTTATAACCGCGAATGGCGTCGTACTTCCTTCGGAATCAGTTATTCTCGGCAGGTAAACGCAGGCACCCAGTTTTCTTACGGGGGAACCAACAACCGAAGTTCAATGATTGATGACATCGCAGAACTAGCCAACGGAGTTCCAGTGACAACCCTTGAAAATGATTACAACAATGGCCGCCCCTACTCGATTGAGTCGGCATTTTATAATCTTTATCAAATTGATGCCCTTTCGGCCAACGGCCCTTATCGCCGCCCGATTCCTTTATCACGTTCATCTTTTGAGCAAACTGGCAGTATCGAGCTTTCTGGTGGCTCATCGCAGTGGACCTTTGCCTACGCGGGAAATTATGCCGACAAGCTTTACATTGGGATTTCGGGAGGGTTTGCGCGCCACACCTATATTCGTCAACAGAACTATGCCGAACGTTTTGTCAACGGCGGCGCCTTCCGAGGCTTAGATTACCGCGAAGATATTAACATCAACGGAACGGGTATCTTTTTATCGGCGGGGGTTATTTACAAAGCCACCGAATTTTTACAGTTAGGGGCCTCACTGCACAGCCCCACGTGGAGTAATATGCAAATGACGTACGAAGAAGAAGTAGGGGTAGATGTTTTGAACAACCGAGTTCCGATTTACGACTCTAATGGCAATCCAGTTACGAATGGGCAAGGCCAGCAGGCTTTTGACCAACTGCCTACCAATCGGGTAACAATTGAACCTTATGATTTTGAGTATAGTATGCGTACTCCTTTGCGGGCCACTGGTGGTGCAACCTTTTTCTTTGGCAAAAAAGGCTTTATCACCGCCAGTGCCGAATACGTGGGTTACAAAAGCATGGGCATCAGTACCCCAGACGACAACCAGTTTCGTAGCAACAATCGCCGTTTAATTCAATCTACTTTTAACAATGTCGTTAATCTGCGTGCTGGTGGCGAAGCCCGTCTCAATACCTTCAGGGTACGGGCGGGAGTCGGTTATATGCCGAATATTTACAGCCAAAACTACAACGTAGAGGGAAAACTCGACCGCGCAAAGCTTTCATTTTCGGGCGGTTTAGGGTATCGCAACGAGCGTTTTTACATTGATTTGGCGGGCACGTATCTAATCACGAAGGATGCTTTTGCCCCTTATCAACTCAACGACCCAAACAACTACTTTTCGGCGCAGTTGAACGTCAGCAGCATCAATGTAGTGAGTACCATTGGCTTATTCTTCTAA
- a CDS encoding CoA-binding protein, whose amino-acid sequence MKKTLIIGASTNPARYSFLAANRLVNHGHPVVLLGLKAGQVAGNEILIGKPDLKDIDTVTLYIGPQHQSEWYDYIISLHPKRVIFNPGTENPEFERLLTQNGIVAEEACTLVLLSINSY is encoded by the coding sequence ATGAAAAAAACACTCATTATTGGCGCATCCACCAATCCAGCTCGTTATTCATTTCTAGCCGCCAATCGATTGGTGAATCATGGACATCCAGTGGTGTTGCTTGGTCTAAAAGCTGGACAGGTAGCTGGCAATGAGATTTTAATCGGCAAACCCGACCTCAAAGACATTGATACTGTAACGCTATATATTGGACCTCAACATCAATCTGAATGGTATGATTATATTATTTCGCTTCACCCAAAACGAGTAATTTTCAATCCCGGTACAGAAAACCCCGAATTTGAACGATTATTAACTCAAAACGGAATCGTTGCCGAAGAAGCCTGTACGTTAGTACTACTTTCAATAAACAGTTACTAA
- the proS gene encoding proline--tRNA ligase, translating into MANAIPSRSENYSEWYNELVKRADLAENSAVRGCMVIKPYGFSIWEKMQRALDDMFKETGHMNAYFPLFIPKSFLSKEASHVEGFAKECAVVTHYRLKNAPDGSGVIVDPDAKLEEELIVRPTSETVIWSTYKNWIQSYRDLPLLINQWANVVRWEMRTRLFLRTTEFLWQEGHTAHSTSEEAMAETRQMLEVYARFAEEWAAIPVIKGYKTANERFAGAEETLCIEAMMQDGKALQAGTSHYLGQNFAKAFDVKFQSKAGTLEYVWGTSWGVSTRLMGALVMAHSDDSGLVLPPKLAPIQVVIVPIYRSEEQLAQITEKVKEISAGLRKKGISVKFDDSDANKPGWKFAEYELRGVPVRLAMGARDLENGTVEVARRDTKEKMTVQLEGIVDRIETLLEEIQQNIYDKALAFRTANTHHVDDYAEFKQVLDEKGGFILAHWDGTPETEERIKEETKATIRCIPYNAPEEEGKCILTGRPSSRRVLFARAY; encoded by the coding sequence ATGGCAAACGCGATACCTAGCCGTAGTGAAAATTACTCTGAGTGGTACAATGAATTAGTGAAAAGGGCTGATTTGGCCGAAAATTCAGCCGTGAGAGGATGTATGGTTATCAAACCGTACGGCTTTTCAATTTGGGAGAAAATGCAGCGGGCATTGGACGATATGTTTAAGGAAACAGGTCACATGAACGCCTATTTTCCCTTGTTTATTCCCAAATCATTTTTGAGCAAAGAAGCGAGCCACGTGGAGGGCTTTGCCAAGGAGTGTGCGGTCGTTACGCATTATCGACTCAAAAACGCTCCCGATGGAAGCGGCGTAATCGTGGATCCTGATGCCAAACTGGAGGAAGAATTGATTGTACGTCCCACGTCTGAAACCGTTATTTGGAGTACCTATAAAAACTGGATTCAATCATACCGCGATTTGCCTTTGTTGATAAATCAGTGGGCCAACGTTGTGCGCTGGGAAATGCGCACTCGTTTGTTTCTACGTACCACTGAATTTTTGTGGCAGGAAGGCCACACCGCGCACTCTACATCTGAAGAAGCCATGGCCGAAACACGTCAGATGCTCGAAGTGTATGCGCGTTTTGCGGAAGAATGGGCCGCTATCCCCGTCATTAAAGGCTATAAAACGGCCAATGAGCGTTTTGCGGGGGCTGAAGAAACCCTTTGTATTGAGGCCATGATGCAGGATGGCAAAGCATTGCAGGCGGGAACTTCTCACTATCTAGGGCAGAACTTTGCCAAAGCATTTGACGTTAAATTTCAGAGCAAGGCAGGTACGCTTGAGTACGTTTGGGGAACATCCTGGGGCGTGAGTACTCGCCTGATGGGTGCACTCGTGATGGCGCACTCCGATGATTCTGGATTGGTTTTGCCACCCAAATTGGCCCCGATTCAGGTGGTGATTGTGCCGATTTATCGCAGTGAAGAACAGCTTGCTCAGATTACCGAAAAAGTAAAAGAAATCTCGGCGGGTCTCCGTAAAAAAGGCATCAGTGTAAAATTTGATGATTCTGACGCCAACAAACCGGGTTGGAAATTTGCTGAATATGAGTTGAGAGGTGTACCTGTGCGATTGGCAATGGGCGCGCGTGATCTTGAAAACGGTACGGTAGAGGTAGCCCGTCGTGATACGAAAGAAAAAATGACGGTTCAGCTGGAAGGAATTGTGGATAGAATCGAGACATTGTTGGAAGAAATTCAACAGAATATTTACGATAAAGCACTGGCATTTAGAACCGCCAATACACATCACGTAGATGATTATGCGGAGTTTAAACAAGTCTTGGACGAAAAAGGAGGATTCATTTTGGCGCACTGGGATGGCACGCCCGAAACCGAAGAGCGCATAAAAGAAGAAACAAAAGCAACGATTCGTTGTATACCATACAATGCTCCCGAAGAAGAAGGTAAATGTATTCTGACGGGGCGTCCATCAAGCCGGCGGGTGTTATTTGCGCGGGCTTATTAG
- the moaA gene encoding GTP 3',8-cyclase MoaA: MNRVIDNHGRPISYLRLAVTDRCNLRCFYCMPEEGIKYVPKPHLLTWEEMERTIRILVNMGVDKVRLTGGEPFVRRGIMDFLEELNKIDGLRQINITTNGVLTAPLIPEFQRLGIKSVNLSLDTLDRQRFFDITRRDEFQNVWQTFEALQEYNIPTKLNSVVMSGKNTDDIIPMAELTRTHNVSVRFIEEMPFNGDGAHEYQEFWNYRKILEELKKTYPGIYKLPDPPASTSYNYQIPGHKGTIGIIAAFSRTFCGTCNRLRITPQGQFKTCLYDDGVFNIKDLLRQGLDDASVTERIYEALQHRAKDGFEAEAQRTVGLVSESMSTIGG, from the coding sequence TTGAACCGCGTAATAGACAACCACGGACGTCCTATCAGCTACCTGCGGCTTGCCGTCACGGACCGTTGCAATCTTCGCTGCTTTTATTGCATGCCTGAAGAAGGCATCAAATATGTACCCAAACCACACTTGCTGACGTGGGAAGAAATGGAACGTACCATTAGGATATTGGTCAATATGGGCGTCGACAAGGTGCGTCTTACGGGAGGCGAGCCGTTTGTACGGCGCGGAATCATGGATTTTTTGGAAGAATTAAATAAAATCGACGGTCTTCGTCAAATAAACATCACAACCAACGGCGTGTTGACGGCTCCGCTGATACCTGAATTTCAGCGATTGGGCATTAAATCGGTCAATCTCAGCCTAGACACTCTTGACCGTCAACGCTTTTTTGACATTACTCGTCGCGATGAATTTCAAAATGTATGGCAAACATTTGAAGCATTGCAAGAATACAACATCCCTACAAAATTGAATTCGGTCGTCATGTCGGGAAAAAATACGGACGACATTATTCCCATGGCCGAACTGACGCGTACGCACAATGTGAGCGTTCGTTTTATTGAAGAAATGCCTTTCAACGGCGATGGTGCCCACGAATACCAAGAATTTTGGAACTATCGCAAGATTCTAGAAGAACTAAAAAAAACGTATCCAGGGATTTATAAATTGCCCGACCCGCCAGCTTCGACTTCGTATAATTATCAGATTCCAGGCCACAAAGGCACCATTGGAATTATCGCGGCGTTTAGCCGGACCTTTTGCGGCACCTGTAATAGACTGAGAATCACACCTCAAGGCCAATTTAAAACTTGCCTATATGACGACGGAGTATTCAATATCAAAGATTTACTTCGACAAGGATTGGATGATGCCAGTGTAACAGAACGTATTTATGAAGCACTTCAGCACCGGGCCAAAGATGGGTTTGAAGCAGAAGCCCAACGCACGGTAGGTTTAGTATCCGAATCCATGTCAACAATTGGGGGATAA